In Pseudohongiella acticola, the sequence ATCCACCGTTGCACGAATTCCTGCCACAGGATGATGCTGTGCGTCGCCAGCTGGCTGACAAACTGGGCCTGCCGCTTGAGTTTGTCATTGATCGCATCAAGGCCCTGCATGAAGAAAACCCGATGCTGGGCTGCCGTGGCTGCCGTCTGGGCATTCTGTATCCGGAAATCACGGAGATGCAGGTGCAGGCGATTTTTGAAGCAGCGGCTGAACTGCTGACGGCGAAGAAGCCGGTTGAAGTTCATCCGGAGATCATGATCCCGCTGGTGGGCTTTAAGGCGGAGCTGGCGGATCAGTTGGCAATTGTGCATCGCATCGCTGAACAAGTGATGACCAGGAAGAAGATCAAGTTCAAGTACATGGTCGGCACCATGGTGGAAGTGCCACGTGCTGCCATTACTGCGGATGAGATTGCGGAACATGCTGAGTTCTTCAGCTTTGGTACCAATGACCTGACACAGACCACGCTGGGCCTGAGCCGTGATGACATGGGTCTGTTCTATGATGAGTACCAGCAGAAAGAAATCTACAGCAAGAACCCGTTTGCCAGCCTGGATAAAACTGGCGTTGGCAAACTGATGCAGTTCGCGGTGACCAATGGGCAGAAGACCCGCAAGGATCTGAAGCTGGGTATCTGCGGCGAGCACGCGGGCGATCCTGACTCGATTGATTTCTGCCACAACCTGGGCCTGCAGTACGTGAGCTGTTCACCACCCCGCGTACCAATCGCTCGGTTGGCGGCTGCGCAGGCTGCCTTGCGGGCCGCCAAGTAAGCTGCAATTCAAGGGCGACTTAGCCCCGGTCGCGCTGTCCGGTGGGTGAGGTTCACAAATCAGTGGTAAGGCGTGGATGAGGGGTATATGCCCTCAGGACACGCCCGTGAACCCATCCATGGGGGGCTCGGATGCGACCGTCCAAGGGTCGCATACGGTCCTTCAGCCATATACCCCTCATCCCCGCTTCAAGTGTTGTGCCAGCTGTCGGCAAAACACCTACAAAGTCTCCCATTTTAAATCAGCACTCCCGTCGGAACTGGGCTATACAATTATTAAGCCCGATCGAAACAACGCCAGCTTCACTCTTGGGTGTTTTTCAATTGGACTTAAAAAGCTAATAAATCTACCAAGGACAGGAAATCTAAAATGCGTGAGTTAACTAATACGGAAGTTGAATGCGTCTCTGCTGCGGGCTTGTCGTCCGGAGAAGCCGGCGTAGTTTCAAGTGTATTCGCAGCTGGTGCAACGATGACAGGATCGTTTGCGTTGGTCCCAGGACCCCATACACCCGTCGCTGCTGCGATCAGCGGCGTCATGGCGTTGGGCGCATCCGTGTTCGGATTGTATTCCGCCAGCACTTCATGAAAATGTTTTCGTAAAGGGTGTATGCAGACGCTTTTAGTCCATTGCTATGACGTCTGTATGCAGCTTTACGATGAGGAGATAATCTCTCTCAGATGATTATTTATCAGACAACAATCGGCAAAGGGTACAACCCGCTTTTTCCACTAAACAGCTTACTACCAGCGAAGATTCAGACGGTCTCACTCAACCCCGTTTACAATACGACCAATAGGGTCCTGGCCTGCGCAAATATAATAATTTCCATTTGCTTGATCATTTTCTTATCCATGATTATTGCATCGGACAGGGTTGTCCCCGCTGCAGGTATTGCGCTGCTAACCATTACCGTTTTTTCGTGGCATCTGGCGTCAGCGTTGGTACGCAACAAGAACAGCATCAAAGCCCACCAAAACGTGCACAGCAAGGACTTTGTATTTTGCTGGTACACCTTTGAATGGATAGTGGTTTTTTTGTCGACCACACTGCTTTTTCTCTACCTACGGAGCATTGAACCGCCACTGCTCCCCGATAGTTTGCTCGCGCTCCTCGCCAGTCTCTCCGCAGCAATGCTCTTCCTACCCCTTGCTCAAGGATCAAGATACTTACTAACGCGCAAATAGCGCAGGCCGTCTATGCTTCGACCATCCGATTTAACCTGATCGAGGCCATCCTGCCGAGCGGGGGTGGTGGGGGGTATGACTGAAGGACCGTATGCGACCCTTGGCATGTTTTTGCTCCTGCAAAACCTGCATTTCCGCCATCCCTGGCGGTCAGACGGTCGCCCCTTTCGAGGCCGGTGGCAGGGCGTATACGTCGAGGAACAATCAGGGCGCCAAAGGCGACCGTTCCGAGACCTATACACCCTGGCGCCGACCGCCGATCGAAGTCTTATCGAATGAACTGCTAAAAACTTCGTGTTCCACGCCGGAAGGCTTTGTTACAATGCCAGCAAGCCTGAATCCTCCCGACCCATCGGGCCCGGGCCAAGCGACGTTAATCCCATACCCAGCCGATGCTGAAGGAGCAAAAGCCTAGCATGAGCACAGAAGCCATCAGAATCGAAGATTTTTACCCGCTGCCCACCTTTAACCGCATTAAAGCGCTTGCCGATACCCAGGAAACGCCCTTTGTGGTCATTGACCTGAATACCATCAGCGAACACTACGACACGCTGACCGAGTATTTCCCCTACGCCAATGTCTACTACGCCGTTAAAGCCAACCCGGCACCGGAGATTCTGACGCTGCTGCGCGACAAAGGCTCCAACTTTGACGTCGCCTCCATCTACGAGCTCGACAAACTGCTCGGGCTGGATGTCAGCGCCGATCGCTGCAGTTACGGCAATACCATCAAAAAGAGCAAGGATATCCGCTACTTTTACGACAAAGGTGTGCGCATGTTCGCCACCGACTCGGAAGCAGACCTGCGCAACATTGCACGCGCAGCGCCCGGCTCTCGCGTTTATGTGCGGATTCTGACCGAAGGCAGTCACACCGCTGACTGGCCACTGTCGCGCAAATTCGGCTGCCACACCGACATGGCCATCGACCTGTTGATCCTGGCGCGTGAACTTGGCCTGGAGCCCTACGGTGTGTCCTTCCACGTAGGTTCGCAGCAACGTGATATCGGTGTCTGGGATGCCGCCATCGCCAAAGTGAAGGTTATTTTTGAGCGCCTGCGCGACGAAGACGGCATTGAACTGAAAATGATCAATCTCGGCGGCGGTTTTCCAGCCAACTACATTACCCGCGCCAACACGCTGCCTACGTATGCAGAAGAGATCACACGTTTTATCCAGGAAGACTTTGGTGAAGATTTTCCACAGATCATTCTGGAGCCGGGTCGCTCACTGATATCCAATTCCGGCATCCTGGTGTCCGAGGTTGTGCTGATTTCACGTAAATCACACACCGCGCTGCACCGCTGGATCTTCACCGATGTTGGTAAATTCTCCGGCCTGATCGAGACGCTGGATGAAGCCATCAAGTTCCCCATTCATACTGAAAAAGCCGGGGAAACCGAAGAGGTGATTCTGGCCGGACCTACCTGCGACAGCGCCGACATCATGTATGAGCAATACAAATACGAACTGCCACTGAACCTGGCCACCGGCGACCGGCTGTACTGGTTCTCCACCGGCGCCTACACCACCAGCTACAGCTCGGTGGAATTCAATGGTTTCCCGCCGCTGAAGTCATACTTCGTCTGACAGCCAAGCGTGACCTTCCGGGTCTGGCGAGAGAGCCCCTCAGTCAGGCCCTGGAGGTTACGAAGTCACGGAAATCCTGCTCACTCAGCGGCTTTGAAATGTGATAACCCTGCAGAAAATCGCAGCGGTTAAGGCGCAGGAACTCAGCCTGCTGTTCCGTTTCCACACCTTCGGCAACCACTTTGATATTGAGTTTGCTGGCCAACAGCAAAATGGTTTCTACCAACGTGGTTTCCGTAGACTTCACGCCCAGATCCTGAACAAAAGAACGATCGATTTTGACTGATGATACCGGAAAGCGGGAGAAGTAACTCAGGCCCGAATACCCGGTACCAAAATCATCAATGGCAATCTGAACGCCTGCCTCGTGCAATTGATCCAGAATCTTATGGGTCTGGTCGCTGTCTTCTACCAGCACCCGCTCAGTAATCTCAATGGTCACCCGCACGGTTGTTTCCCTCTCCAGCTCCCGCAGCCACTCCTGGGCATCGTCATCACGCAGATGCAGCAAACGCGGCGACACGTTAACCGACAAGGCCAGGGGCCGCTCCAGTGACGTGTTCAGCTCATTGAGGAATTGCAGTGACGATCGCAACACTAGCAGATCAATGCGGTTGATCAACCCTCGCTCCTCGGCGATGGGAATGAAGGTATCAGGCCCGATCCAGCCTTCCTCATGCGGCCAGCGTACCAGCGCTTCACAACTGACCACACGGCCGCTGGCAGCGTCCACAATGGGCTGGTAGAACACCGTCAGCTGGTTGTTGTCGATCGCCATGACCAGCTCATTGTACAGGTGATGCTTCTGCTCCGACTCCAGCTGCATGGCTGTGGTGTAAAACTGCCAGGAGTTTCGGCCAGATTTTTTGACTTCGTACATGGCCTGGTCGGCCTTGATCACCAAGGTATCAACATTGTCGCCATCGTCAGGGTAGAACGCCACGCCGATACTGACACTGCAATAGACCTGGCGCCCGGCAATGACAAAGGGTTTGCGCATCGCCGCCACAATGTCATCGGCAATACGCGAGGCCACCGTGGCAGAGAACACGTCGACCAGCAACGCCACAAATTCATCACCACTATAGCGCGCCACTGTATCCAGGGACCGAATGCTGTTCTGAA encodes:
- a CDS encoding type III PLP-dependent enzyme, whose translation is MSTEAIRIEDFYPLPTFNRIKALADTQETPFVVIDLNTISEHYDTLTEYFPYANVYYAVKANPAPEILTLLRDKGSNFDVASIYELDKLLGLDVSADRCSYGNTIKKSKDIRYFYDKGVRMFATDSEADLRNIARAAPGSRVYVRILTEGSHTADWPLSRKFGCHTDMAIDLLILARELGLEPYGVSFHVGSQQRDIGVWDAAIAKVKVIFERLRDEDGIELKMINLGGGFPANYITRANTLPTYAEEITRFIQEDFGEDFPQIILEPGRSLISNSGILVSEVVLISRKSHTALHRWIFTDVGKFSGLIETLDEAIKFPIHTEKAGETEEVILAGPTCDSADIMYEQYKYELPLNLATGDRLYWFSTGAYTTSYSSVEFNGFPPLKSYFV